Proteins from a genomic interval of Salvelinus sp. IW2-2015 linkage group LG14, ASM291031v2, whole genome shotgun sequence:
- the pck2 gene encoding phosphoenolpyruvate carboxykinase [GTP], mitochondrial, with product MSCLLLGLIRRRGGVGTSVGVRSLASIPSLPPAVADFVKRAVDECKPANVHVVTGSAEESAHILAGLEKDGMVKRLPKYENCWLARTDPKDVARVESKTVIVTKNQRDTIPIPDGGAKSQLGSWMSEGDFQKARQDRFPGCMAGRTMYVIPFSMGPVGSPLSKFGVQVTDSPYVVASMGIMTRMGTPVMDKLAQGAEFVRCQHSLGRPLPLKAPLVNSWPCNPEKVLISHLPDTRQILSFGSGYGGNSLLGKKCFALRIASRIAKDEGWLAEHMLILGITNPQGVKRYVAAAFPSACGKTNLAMMKPALPGWTVECVGDDIAWMKFDSQGKLRAINPENGFFGVAPGTSLKTNPHAMATIAKNTVFTNVGETSDGGVWWEGLDPPAAGVSLTDWHGKAWKTGDSGLCAHPNSRFCTPAAQCPIIDPQWESDEGVPIDAIIFGGRRPEGVPLVYESFNWRHGVFVGASMRSEATAAAEYKGKVIMHDPFAMRPFFGYNFGDYLAHWLSMETRKGATHLPKIFHVNWFRKDPTSGSFLWPGFGDNARVLEWIFKRCSREREDEAAKKSMVGWVPLEGAINLQGLGSKVDMGALFDLPKAFWEKETQELRAYFTQQVGADLPQQVEGELKALEDRXRD from the exons ACGGGGTGGAGTGGGGACATCCGTGGGGGTCCGCTCCCTAGCCTCGATCCCCTCCCTGCCTCCAGCGGTGGCTGACTTTGTGAAGAGGGCCGTGGATGAGTGCAAGCCTGCCAATGTGCATGTGGTGACGGGGAGCGCAGAGGAGTCTGCTCACATCCTAGCTGGCCTGGAGAAAGACGGCATGGTGAAGAGGCTACCCAAGTATGAGAACTG CTGGCTGGCACGTACAGACCCCAAGGACGTTGCTCGGGTGGAGAGTAAGACTGTGATCGTTACCAAGAACCAGAGGGACACCATCCCTATCCCTGATGGGGGGGCTAAGAGCCAGCTGGGCAGCTGGATGAGCGAGGGTGACTTCCAGAAGGCCAGACAGGACCGCTTCCCAGGCTGCATGGCAG GTCGAACCATGTATGTGATCCCCTTCAGCATGGGCCCGGTGGGCTCTCCGCTGTCTAAGTTTGGCGTGCAGGTGACAGACTCGCCCTACGTGGTGGCCAGTATGGGCATTATGACACGCATGGGCACCCCCGTCATGGACAAACTGGCTCAGGGGGCAGAGTTTGTGCGCTGTCAGCACTCCCTCGGTCGACCCCTCCCACTCAAAG CTCCCCTGGTCAACTCGTGGCCGTGTAACCCAGAGAAGGTACTCATCTCCCACCTGCCAGACACCAGGCAGATCCTGTCGTTCGGCAGTGGCTACGGAGGCAACTCCCTGCTGGGGAAGAAGTGCTTCGCCCTGAGGATTGCCTCGCGCATCGCCAAGGACGAGGGCTGGCTGGCCGAACACATGCTG ATCTTGGGCATCACCAATCCTCAGGGAGTAAAGCGCTACGTGGCGGCAGCATTTCCCAGTGCCTGTGGGAAAACTAACCTGGCCATGATGAAGCCTGCGCTGCCTGGCTGGACTGTGGAGTGTGTAGGAGATGACATCGCCTGGATGAAGTTCGACAGTCAGG GTAAACTCAGGGCAATCAACCCAGAGAACGGATTTTTCGGTGTGGCTCCCGGCACGTCCCTGAAGACCAACCCTCACGCCATGGCGACCATCGCCAAAAACACTGTGTTCACCAATGTGGGCGAGACCAGCGACGGAGGGGTATGGTGGGAGGGACTGGACCCCCCTGCCGCAGGGGTCTCCCTGACCGACTGGCACGGCAAAGCCTGGAAAACAG GAGACTCTGGCCTGTGTGCTCATCCCAACTCCAGGTTCTGTACCCCGGCGGCCCAGTGCCCCATCATCGACCCCCAGTGGGAGAGTGACGAGGGTGTGCCCATTGACGCCATCATCTTCGGGGGCAGGAGGCCAGAGG GAGTCCCTCTGGTGTACGAGTCGTTTAACTGGCGCCACGGTGTGTTTGTAGGAGCCTCTATGAGATCTGAGGCCACAGCAGCTGCTGAGTACAAAG gCAAGGTTATCATGCACGACCCCTTCGCCATGCGCCCCTTCTTCGGCTACAATTTCGGTGACTACCTGGCCCACTGGCTGAGCATGGAGACCCGCAAGGGCGCCACCCACCTGCCCAAGATCTTCCATGTCAACTGGTTCCGGAAGGACCCCACGTCGGGCTCCTTCCTCTGGCCGGGTTTCGGCGACAACGCCCGCGTTCTGGAGTGGATCTTCAAGCGCTGCAGCcgtgagagagaggacgaggcgGCCAAGAAGAGCATGGTGGGCTGGGTGCCACTGGAGGGAGCCATCAACCTGCAGGGACTGGGCAGCAAGGTGGACATGGGTGCCCTCTTCGATCTGCCCAAGGCCTTCTGGGAGAAGGAGACCCAGGAGCTGAGGGCGTACTTTACCCAGCAGGTGGGAGCCGACCTCCCCCAACAGGTGGAGGGAGAGCTGAAGGCTCTGGAGGACAGGRTCAGRGATTGA